A single region of the Salvia miltiorrhiza cultivar Shanhuang (shh) chromosome 8, IMPLAD_Smil_shh, whole genome shotgun sequence genome encodes:
- the LOC131000518 gene encoding sister-chromatid cohesion protein 3-like isoform X2, protein MEEEPVAPDTATRRSKRPRAEVKQADFTRTDRIEDLLEEEREESSDEFQQPRPKAKRNRANEGASTSAAAARKADHTLIEVIKGDGKEIPEVVKRWVEHYERNQKSAMAELLTMLFEACGAKYSILEENIDETDVDDVVVALVNMAKRGEVEDYQSSKRGFKHLKDNLVYFWDNLVSECQNGPLFDQSLFDRCLDYIIALSCTPPRSYRQIASLMGLQLVTSFINVAKILGPQRATTQRQLDAENKKKIDGPRVESLTKRLSMTHEKITTLEEMMRKIFTGLFVHRYRDIDPDIRMSCIESLGVWVLSYPSLFLQDLYLKYLGWTLNDKSSGVRKISVLALQNLYEVDVNVPSLSLFTQRFYKRMLELADDVDISVSVCAIGLVKQLLRHELVPDEELGSFYDLLIDDPPDVRRAIGALVHDHLIAQKFNNSQSLSTGSDSDSPEVHINRMLKILKEFSADPILSSYVIDDIWDYMGAMKDWKCIIRMLLADNPSAELDDADATNLIRLLFASVRKAVGERIVPATDNRNPHHTKAQKEMFENSKRDITVAMMKTYPQLLRKFMPDKDKVAPLVEIIPHMNLELYSLKRQEQNFRAVLKLMREAFFKHGEKDNLRACVKAIKFCSSESQGELQDFAQNQIKDLEDDLVAKLKSAMKDVMNGGDEYSLLVNLKRLYELQLSHKVPLDSLYQDLVHILQSFRNMDDEVVVFLLLNMFLHVSWCLYSILSSETVSEASLSSLLGKRDALLEELDYFLRDSFQLHSDIRSKTQLAYRVCGILADTWCLFKRTKFALTKLEILGYSPDVTIIEKYWRMCEQLLDVSDDPEDEEENREYIEENNADMVMFALAKLVSTDTVAKEHLAPEVISHLEKYSASVAEIVKHLISSLKKKGDISNILLEALKRAYQRYLVAISSGDDEISSKKFQECKNLAARLSGSYVGAARNKYKAEILNIVREGINFAFAEAPKQLSFLEGAMLHFVSKLPASDIFDIMKGVERRTENLKTDEDPSGWRAYYTFLDSLREKYLKNEAAKDGKEGTTVRRRGRPRKQQTLQGKRLFDEQNSSEEEDSISGSDQDLGAEDKQEEDEPLINSLRASSKLRSLRVSKSHTRTVDSDRATEELTTPKTSGASS, encoded by the exons ATGGAAGAGGAACCAGTTGCGCCGGATACAGCTACTCGCCGTTCG AAAAGACCTAGGGCTGAGGTCAAGCAAGCCGATTTCACTCGCACAGACAGAATTGAAGATTTATTGGAAGAAGAGAGGGAAGAATCTTCGGATGAATTTCAACAACCTCGCCCCAAAGCTAAGAGAAATAGAGCTAATGAAGGTGCTTCAACTTCGGCTGCAGCCGCTCGTAAAGCCGACCACACTTTGATTG AGGTTATTAAAGGTGATGGGAAGGAAATTCCAGAGGTAGTCAAAAGATGGGTTGAACACTACGAGAGGAACCAAAAATCCGCAATGGCTGAACTCTTAACTATGCTATTTGAG GCTTGCGGAGCAAAATATAGTATTCTTGAAGAGAATATTGATGAGACTGACGTTGATGATGTGGTTGTTGCTCTTGTTAACATGGCAAAAAGG GGGGAAGTTGAGGATTACCAGAGTTCCAAAAGAGGATTCAAACATTTGAAAGATAATCTTGTATATTTCTGGGACAATTTGGTCAGCGAATGTCAGAATGGACCACTGTTTGATCAGTCATTATTTGACAGATGTTTGGACTACATCATTGCGTTGTCATG TACTCCTCCTAGAAGTTATCGTCAAATTGCATCATTGATGGGACTTCAACTTGTCACGTCCTTCATCAATGTTGCTAAAATCCTTGGTCCACAGAGGGCAACCACTCAGAGACAGTTAGATGCTGAAAACAAGAAGAAGATTGATGGACCTCGAGTCGAGTCGCTCACTAAAAGGTTATCAATGACACATGAGAAGATAACTACACTGGAAGAGATGATGAGGAAAATCTTTACTGG GTTATTCGTGCATCGTTACCGAGACATTGACCCAGATATTCGAATGTCGTGTATAGAGTCGCTTGGTGTGTGGGTACTGTCATATCCCTCGCTTTTCTTGCAGGATTTATATTTGAAGTATCTTGGATGGACATTGAACGACAAA AGTTCTGGTGTTAGAAAGATCTCTGTCTTGGCATTGCAAAATCTTTATGAGGTGGATGTCAATGTGCCATCTCTGAGCCTTTTCACTCAGAGATTCTATAAACGGATGCTTGAGCTGGCTGACGATGTTGACATTTCTGTTTCAGTATGTGCAATAGGGCTTGTAAAACAGCTGTTAAG ACATGAACTTGTGCCTGATGAAGAACTAGGTTCTTTCTATGACTTATTAATTGATGACCCACCTGATGTTCGACGCGCCATTGGAGCCCTAGTACATGACCATTTGATTGCTCAGAAGTTCAATAATTCACAATCTCTCTCAACAG GCAGTGATAGTGATTCTCCAGAGGTCCACATCAATAGAATGTTGAAGATACTCAAAGAATTTTCAGCTGATCCCATTCTGAGTTCATATGTCATTGATGATATCTGGGATTACATGGGGGCCATGAAA GATTGGAAGTGCATCATTCGTATGCTTCTGGCAGATAACCCATCAGCTGAGCTTGATGATGCAGATGCTACAAATTTGATTCGGCTTCTCTTTGCATCAGTTAGGAAGGCAGTAGGAGAGAGGATTGTTCCTGCTACTGACAATAGAAACCCACATCATACCAAAGCTCAGAAG GAAATGTTTGAAAACAGTAAGCGCGACATAACAGTTGCCATGATGAAGACCTATCCCCAGCTCTTACGCAAATTTATGCCTGACAAGGACAAAGTGGCTCCTCTAGTTGAAATTATTCCCCACATGAATCTTGAGCTTTATTCTCTTAAGAGACAGGAACAG AACTTCAGGGCTGTTCTTAAACTTATGAGAGAGGCCTTTTTCAAGCATGGGGAGAAGGATAATTTGAGAGCATGTGTGAAGGCAATTAAGTTCTGTTCCTCTGAGAGCCAAGGAGAATTGCAAGACTTTGCCCAAAATCAGATCAAGGACCTTGAGGATGATTTGGTTGCCAAATTAAAATCGGCTATGAAAGATGTTATG AACGGTGGTGATGAATACTCCTTGCTTGTAAATCTGAAAAGGTTGTATGAACTTCAGTTATCGCACAAAGTTCCTCTAGACAGCTTGTATCAAGACCTTGTACATATTCTTCAGAGTTTCAGGAACATGGATGATGAG GTTGTTGTTTTTTTGCTTCTGAATATGTTCCTTCATGTCTCTTGGTGCCTCTACTCCATTCTATCAAGTGAAACAGTTTCAGAGGCATCTTTATCTTCTCTGTTAGGGAAGCGTGATGCCTTGTTGGAAGAACTTGATTACTTTTTACGTGATTCTTTTCAACTTCATAGTGATATTAGGTCTAAAACTCAGCTGGCATATCGG GTCTGTGGTATTCTGGCAGATACCTGGTGTTTGTTCAAAAGGACTAAATTTGCTTTAACAAAGCTGGAAATCTTAGGGTATAGTCCAGATGTAACCATTATTGAAAAGTACTGGAGGATGTGCGAGCAACTGCTTGATGTTTCAG ATGATccagaagatgaagaagaaaacagAGAATATATTGAGGAGAATAATGCTGACATGGTGATGTTTGCTCTGGCCAAATTAGTATCTACTGATACAGTTGCTAAG GAACATCTTGCCCCAGAGGTCATCTCTCATCTGGAGAAGTATAGTGCTAGTGTCGCCGAGATAGTTAAGCATCTAATCTCTTCCTTAAAGAAAAAGGGAGACATCTCAAATATTCTTTTAGAAGCCCTGAAAAGG GCATACCAAAGGTATCTGGTGGCAATTTCCTCTGGTGATGATGAAATATCAAGCAAGAAATTCCAGGAATGTAAAAATCTTGCTGCTCGGCTGTCTGGGTCGTACGTTGGTGCTGCTCGAAACAAGTATAAAGCTGAAATATTGAATATTGTCAGAGAAGGTATCAATTTTGCATTTGCAGAAGCACCAAAGCAGCTGTCATTCCTCGAGGGTGCAATGCTTCATTTTGTATCCAAACTTCCTGCGTCTGACATATTTGACAT TATGAAAGGAGTTGAGAGAAGAACTGAAAATTTGAAGACGGATGAAGATCCAAGTGGCTGGCGTGCCTATTACACATTTCTAGACAGCCTTCGCgagaaatatttgaaaaatgaaGCTGCCAAAG ATGGTAAAGAAGGCACAACCGTAAGACGGCGTGGTCGCCCACGCAAGCAGCAGACTCTACAAGGAAAAAGGCTTTTTGATGAGCAAAATTCAAGTGAAGAAGAAGATTCAATTAGTGGGTCTGATCAGGATTTAGGTGCTGAAGACAAGCAAGAAGAGGATGAACCATTGATAAACTCACTTAGAGCATCATCCAAGCTAAGATCATTAAGGGTTTCTAAGAGCCACACAAGAACAGTAGACAGTGACCGAGCAACAGAGGAGCTGACGACCCCAAAAACTTCtg GGGCTTCCAGTTAG
- the LOC131000518 gene encoding sister-chromatid cohesion protein 3-like isoform X3, translating into MAELLTMLFEACGAKYSILEENIDETDVDDVVVALVNMAKRGEVEDYQSSKRGFKHLKDNLVYFWDNLVSECQNGPLFDQSLFDRCLDYIIALSCTPPRSYRQIASLMGLQLVTSFINVAKILGPQRATTQRQLDAENKKKIDGPRVESLTKRLSMTHEKITTLEEMMRKIFTGLFVHRYRDIDPDIRMSCIESLGVWVLSYPSLFLQDLYLKYLGWTLNDKSSGVRKISVLALQNLYEVDVNVPSLSLFTQRFYKRMLELADDVDISVSVCAIGLVKQLLRHELVPDEELGSFYDLLIDDPPDVRRAIGALVHDHLIAQKFNNSQSLSTGSDSDSPEVHINRMLKILKEFSADPILSSYVIDDIWDYMGAMKDWKCIIRMLLADNPSAELDDADATNLIRLLFASVRKAVGERIVPATDNRNPHHTKAQKEMFENSKRDITVAMMKTYPQLLRKFMPDKDKVAPLVEIIPHMNLELYSLKRQEQNFRAVLKLMREAFFKHGEKDNLRACVKAIKFCSSESQGELQDFAQNQIKDLEDDLVAKLKSAMKDVMNGGDEYSLLVNLKRLYELQLSHKVPLDSLYQDLVHILQSFRNMDDEVVVFLLLNMFLHVSWCLYSILSSETVSEASLSSLLGKRDALLEELDYFLRDSFQLHSDIRSKTQLAYRVCGILADTWCLFKRTKFALTKLEILGYSPDVTIIEKYWRMCEQLLDVSDDPEDEEENREYIEENNADMVMFALAKLVSTDTVAKEHLAPEVISHLEKYSASVAEIVKHLISSLKKKGDISNILLEALKRAYQRYLVAISSGDDEISSKKFQECKNLAARLSGSYVGAARNKYKAEILNIVREGINFAFAEAPKQLSFLEGAMLHFVSKLPASDIFDIMKGVERRTENLKTDEDPSGWRAYYTFLDSLREKYLKNEAAKVADGKEGTTVRRRGRPRKQQTLQGKRLFDEQNSSEEEDSISGSDQDLGAEDKQEEDEPLINSLRASSKLRSLRVSKSHTRTVDSDRATEELTTPKTSGASS; encoded by the exons ATGGCTGAACTCTTAACTATGCTATTTGAG GCTTGCGGAGCAAAATATAGTATTCTTGAAGAGAATATTGATGAGACTGACGTTGATGATGTGGTTGTTGCTCTTGTTAACATGGCAAAAAGG GGGGAAGTTGAGGATTACCAGAGTTCCAAAAGAGGATTCAAACATTTGAAAGATAATCTTGTATATTTCTGGGACAATTTGGTCAGCGAATGTCAGAATGGACCACTGTTTGATCAGTCATTATTTGACAGATGTTTGGACTACATCATTGCGTTGTCATG TACTCCTCCTAGAAGTTATCGTCAAATTGCATCATTGATGGGACTTCAACTTGTCACGTCCTTCATCAATGTTGCTAAAATCCTTGGTCCACAGAGGGCAACCACTCAGAGACAGTTAGATGCTGAAAACAAGAAGAAGATTGATGGACCTCGAGTCGAGTCGCTCACTAAAAGGTTATCAATGACACATGAGAAGATAACTACACTGGAAGAGATGATGAGGAAAATCTTTACTGG GTTATTCGTGCATCGTTACCGAGACATTGACCCAGATATTCGAATGTCGTGTATAGAGTCGCTTGGTGTGTGGGTACTGTCATATCCCTCGCTTTTCTTGCAGGATTTATATTTGAAGTATCTTGGATGGACATTGAACGACAAA AGTTCTGGTGTTAGAAAGATCTCTGTCTTGGCATTGCAAAATCTTTATGAGGTGGATGTCAATGTGCCATCTCTGAGCCTTTTCACTCAGAGATTCTATAAACGGATGCTTGAGCTGGCTGACGATGTTGACATTTCTGTTTCAGTATGTGCAATAGGGCTTGTAAAACAGCTGTTAAG ACATGAACTTGTGCCTGATGAAGAACTAGGTTCTTTCTATGACTTATTAATTGATGACCCACCTGATGTTCGACGCGCCATTGGAGCCCTAGTACATGACCATTTGATTGCTCAGAAGTTCAATAATTCACAATCTCTCTCAACAG GCAGTGATAGTGATTCTCCAGAGGTCCACATCAATAGAATGTTGAAGATACTCAAAGAATTTTCAGCTGATCCCATTCTGAGTTCATATGTCATTGATGATATCTGGGATTACATGGGGGCCATGAAA GATTGGAAGTGCATCATTCGTATGCTTCTGGCAGATAACCCATCAGCTGAGCTTGATGATGCAGATGCTACAAATTTGATTCGGCTTCTCTTTGCATCAGTTAGGAAGGCAGTAGGAGAGAGGATTGTTCCTGCTACTGACAATAGAAACCCACATCATACCAAAGCTCAGAAG GAAATGTTTGAAAACAGTAAGCGCGACATAACAGTTGCCATGATGAAGACCTATCCCCAGCTCTTACGCAAATTTATGCCTGACAAGGACAAAGTGGCTCCTCTAGTTGAAATTATTCCCCACATGAATCTTGAGCTTTATTCTCTTAAGAGACAGGAACAG AACTTCAGGGCTGTTCTTAAACTTATGAGAGAGGCCTTTTTCAAGCATGGGGAGAAGGATAATTTGAGAGCATGTGTGAAGGCAATTAAGTTCTGTTCCTCTGAGAGCCAAGGAGAATTGCAAGACTTTGCCCAAAATCAGATCAAGGACCTTGAGGATGATTTGGTTGCCAAATTAAAATCGGCTATGAAAGATGTTATG AACGGTGGTGATGAATACTCCTTGCTTGTAAATCTGAAAAGGTTGTATGAACTTCAGTTATCGCACAAAGTTCCTCTAGACAGCTTGTATCAAGACCTTGTACATATTCTTCAGAGTTTCAGGAACATGGATGATGAG GTTGTTGTTTTTTTGCTTCTGAATATGTTCCTTCATGTCTCTTGGTGCCTCTACTCCATTCTATCAAGTGAAACAGTTTCAGAGGCATCTTTATCTTCTCTGTTAGGGAAGCGTGATGCCTTGTTGGAAGAACTTGATTACTTTTTACGTGATTCTTTTCAACTTCATAGTGATATTAGGTCTAAAACTCAGCTGGCATATCGG GTCTGTGGTATTCTGGCAGATACCTGGTGTTTGTTCAAAAGGACTAAATTTGCTTTAACAAAGCTGGAAATCTTAGGGTATAGTCCAGATGTAACCATTATTGAAAAGTACTGGAGGATGTGCGAGCAACTGCTTGATGTTTCAG ATGATccagaagatgaagaagaaaacagAGAATATATTGAGGAGAATAATGCTGACATGGTGATGTTTGCTCTGGCCAAATTAGTATCTACTGATACAGTTGCTAAG GAACATCTTGCCCCAGAGGTCATCTCTCATCTGGAGAAGTATAGTGCTAGTGTCGCCGAGATAGTTAAGCATCTAATCTCTTCCTTAAAGAAAAAGGGAGACATCTCAAATATTCTTTTAGAAGCCCTGAAAAGG GCATACCAAAGGTATCTGGTGGCAATTTCCTCTGGTGATGATGAAATATCAAGCAAGAAATTCCAGGAATGTAAAAATCTTGCTGCTCGGCTGTCTGGGTCGTACGTTGGTGCTGCTCGAAACAAGTATAAAGCTGAAATATTGAATATTGTCAGAGAAGGTATCAATTTTGCATTTGCAGAAGCACCAAAGCAGCTGTCATTCCTCGAGGGTGCAATGCTTCATTTTGTATCCAAACTTCCTGCGTCTGACATATTTGACAT TATGAAAGGAGTTGAGAGAAGAACTGAAAATTTGAAGACGGATGAAGATCCAAGTGGCTGGCGTGCCTATTACACATTTCTAGACAGCCTTCGCgagaaatatttgaaaaatgaaGCTGCCAAAG TTGCAGATGGTAAAGAAGGCACAACCGTAAGACGGCGTGGTCGCCCACGCAAGCAGCAGACTCTACAAGGAAAAAGGCTTTTTGATGAGCAAAATTCAAGTGAAGAAGAAGATTCAATTAGTGGGTCTGATCAGGATTTAGGTGCTGAAGACAAGCAAGAAGAGGATGAACCATTGATAAACTCACTTAGAGCATCATCCAAGCTAAGATCATTAAGGGTTTCTAAGAGCCACACAAGAACAGTAGACAGTGACCGAGCAACAGAGGAGCTGACGACCCCAAAAACTTCtg GGGCTTCCAGTTAG
- the LOC131000518 gene encoding sister-chromatid cohesion protein 3-like isoform X1, producing MEEEPVAPDTATRRSKRPRAEVKQADFTRTDRIEDLLEEEREESSDEFQQPRPKAKRNRANEGASTSAAAARKADHTLIEVIKGDGKEIPEVVKRWVEHYERNQKSAMAELLTMLFEACGAKYSILEENIDETDVDDVVVALVNMAKRGEVEDYQSSKRGFKHLKDNLVYFWDNLVSECQNGPLFDQSLFDRCLDYIIALSCTPPRSYRQIASLMGLQLVTSFINVAKILGPQRATTQRQLDAENKKKIDGPRVESLTKRLSMTHEKITTLEEMMRKIFTGLFVHRYRDIDPDIRMSCIESLGVWVLSYPSLFLQDLYLKYLGWTLNDKSSGVRKISVLALQNLYEVDVNVPSLSLFTQRFYKRMLELADDVDISVSVCAIGLVKQLLRHELVPDEELGSFYDLLIDDPPDVRRAIGALVHDHLIAQKFNNSQSLSTGSDSDSPEVHINRMLKILKEFSADPILSSYVIDDIWDYMGAMKDWKCIIRMLLADNPSAELDDADATNLIRLLFASVRKAVGERIVPATDNRNPHHTKAQKEMFENSKRDITVAMMKTYPQLLRKFMPDKDKVAPLVEIIPHMNLELYSLKRQEQNFRAVLKLMREAFFKHGEKDNLRACVKAIKFCSSESQGELQDFAQNQIKDLEDDLVAKLKSAMKDVMNGGDEYSLLVNLKRLYELQLSHKVPLDSLYQDLVHILQSFRNMDDEVVVFLLLNMFLHVSWCLYSILSSETVSEASLSSLLGKRDALLEELDYFLRDSFQLHSDIRSKTQLAYRVCGILADTWCLFKRTKFALTKLEILGYSPDVTIIEKYWRMCEQLLDVSDDPEDEEENREYIEENNADMVMFALAKLVSTDTVAKEHLAPEVISHLEKYSASVAEIVKHLISSLKKKGDISNILLEALKRAYQRYLVAISSGDDEISSKKFQECKNLAARLSGSYVGAARNKYKAEILNIVREGINFAFAEAPKQLSFLEGAMLHFVSKLPASDIFDIMKGVERRTENLKTDEDPSGWRAYYTFLDSLREKYLKNEAAKVADGKEGTTVRRRGRPRKQQTLQGKRLFDEQNSSEEEDSISGSDQDLGAEDKQEEDEPLINSLRASSKLRSLRVSKSHTRTVDSDRATEELTTPKTSGASS from the exons ATGGAAGAGGAACCAGTTGCGCCGGATACAGCTACTCGCCGTTCG AAAAGACCTAGGGCTGAGGTCAAGCAAGCCGATTTCACTCGCACAGACAGAATTGAAGATTTATTGGAAGAAGAGAGGGAAGAATCTTCGGATGAATTTCAACAACCTCGCCCCAAAGCTAAGAGAAATAGAGCTAATGAAGGTGCTTCAACTTCGGCTGCAGCCGCTCGTAAAGCCGACCACACTTTGATTG AGGTTATTAAAGGTGATGGGAAGGAAATTCCAGAGGTAGTCAAAAGATGGGTTGAACACTACGAGAGGAACCAAAAATCCGCAATGGCTGAACTCTTAACTATGCTATTTGAG GCTTGCGGAGCAAAATATAGTATTCTTGAAGAGAATATTGATGAGACTGACGTTGATGATGTGGTTGTTGCTCTTGTTAACATGGCAAAAAGG GGGGAAGTTGAGGATTACCAGAGTTCCAAAAGAGGATTCAAACATTTGAAAGATAATCTTGTATATTTCTGGGACAATTTGGTCAGCGAATGTCAGAATGGACCACTGTTTGATCAGTCATTATTTGACAGATGTTTGGACTACATCATTGCGTTGTCATG TACTCCTCCTAGAAGTTATCGTCAAATTGCATCATTGATGGGACTTCAACTTGTCACGTCCTTCATCAATGTTGCTAAAATCCTTGGTCCACAGAGGGCAACCACTCAGAGACAGTTAGATGCTGAAAACAAGAAGAAGATTGATGGACCTCGAGTCGAGTCGCTCACTAAAAGGTTATCAATGACACATGAGAAGATAACTACACTGGAAGAGATGATGAGGAAAATCTTTACTGG GTTATTCGTGCATCGTTACCGAGACATTGACCCAGATATTCGAATGTCGTGTATAGAGTCGCTTGGTGTGTGGGTACTGTCATATCCCTCGCTTTTCTTGCAGGATTTATATTTGAAGTATCTTGGATGGACATTGAACGACAAA AGTTCTGGTGTTAGAAAGATCTCTGTCTTGGCATTGCAAAATCTTTATGAGGTGGATGTCAATGTGCCATCTCTGAGCCTTTTCACTCAGAGATTCTATAAACGGATGCTTGAGCTGGCTGACGATGTTGACATTTCTGTTTCAGTATGTGCAATAGGGCTTGTAAAACAGCTGTTAAG ACATGAACTTGTGCCTGATGAAGAACTAGGTTCTTTCTATGACTTATTAATTGATGACCCACCTGATGTTCGACGCGCCATTGGAGCCCTAGTACATGACCATTTGATTGCTCAGAAGTTCAATAATTCACAATCTCTCTCAACAG GCAGTGATAGTGATTCTCCAGAGGTCCACATCAATAGAATGTTGAAGATACTCAAAGAATTTTCAGCTGATCCCATTCTGAGTTCATATGTCATTGATGATATCTGGGATTACATGGGGGCCATGAAA GATTGGAAGTGCATCATTCGTATGCTTCTGGCAGATAACCCATCAGCTGAGCTTGATGATGCAGATGCTACAAATTTGATTCGGCTTCTCTTTGCATCAGTTAGGAAGGCAGTAGGAGAGAGGATTGTTCCTGCTACTGACAATAGAAACCCACATCATACCAAAGCTCAGAAG GAAATGTTTGAAAACAGTAAGCGCGACATAACAGTTGCCATGATGAAGACCTATCCCCAGCTCTTACGCAAATTTATGCCTGACAAGGACAAAGTGGCTCCTCTAGTTGAAATTATTCCCCACATGAATCTTGAGCTTTATTCTCTTAAGAGACAGGAACAG AACTTCAGGGCTGTTCTTAAACTTATGAGAGAGGCCTTTTTCAAGCATGGGGAGAAGGATAATTTGAGAGCATGTGTGAAGGCAATTAAGTTCTGTTCCTCTGAGAGCCAAGGAGAATTGCAAGACTTTGCCCAAAATCAGATCAAGGACCTTGAGGATGATTTGGTTGCCAAATTAAAATCGGCTATGAAAGATGTTATG AACGGTGGTGATGAATACTCCTTGCTTGTAAATCTGAAAAGGTTGTATGAACTTCAGTTATCGCACAAAGTTCCTCTAGACAGCTTGTATCAAGACCTTGTACATATTCTTCAGAGTTTCAGGAACATGGATGATGAG GTTGTTGTTTTTTTGCTTCTGAATATGTTCCTTCATGTCTCTTGGTGCCTCTACTCCATTCTATCAAGTGAAACAGTTTCAGAGGCATCTTTATCTTCTCTGTTAGGGAAGCGTGATGCCTTGTTGGAAGAACTTGATTACTTTTTACGTGATTCTTTTCAACTTCATAGTGATATTAGGTCTAAAACTCAGCTGGCATATCGG GTCTGTGGTATTCTGGCAGATACCTGGTGTTTGTTCAAAAGGACTAAATTTGCTTTAACAAAGCTGGAAATCTTAGGGTATAGTCCAGATGTAACCATTATTGAAAAGTACTGGAGGATGTGCGAGCAACTGCTTGATGTTTCAG ATGATccagaagatgaagaagaaaacagAGAATATATTGAGGAGAATAATGCTGACATGGTGATGTTTGCTCTGGCCAAATTAGTATCTACTGATACAGTTGCTAAG GAACATCTTGCCCCAGAGGTCATCTCTCATCTGGAGAAGTATAGTGCTAGTGTCGCCGAGATAGTTAAGCATCTAATCTCTTCCTTAAAGAAAAAGGGAGACATCTCAAATATTCTTTTAGAAGCCCTGAAAAGG GCATACCAAAGGTATCTGGTGGCAATTTCCTCTGGTGATGATGAAATATCAAGCAAGAAATTCCAGGAATGTAAAAATCTTGCTGCTCGGCTGTCTGGGTCGTACGTTGGTGCTGCTCGAAACAAGTATAAAGCTGAAATATTGAATATTGTCAGAGAAGGTATCAATTTTGCATTTGCAGAAGCACCAAAGCAGCTGTCATTCCTCGAGGGTGCAATGCTTCATTTTGTATCCAAACTTCCTGCGTCTGACATATTTGACAT TATGAAAGGAGTTGAGAGAAGAACTGAAAATTTGAAGACGGATGAAGATCCAAGTGGCTGGCGTGCCTATTACACATTTCTAGACAGCCTTCGCgagaaatatttgaaaaatgaaGCTGCCAAAG TTGCAGATGGTAAAGAAGGCACAACCGTAAGACGGCGTGGTCGCCCACGCAAGCAGCAGACTCTACAAGGAAAAAGGCTTTTTGATGAGCAAAATTCAAGTGAAGAAGAAGATTCAATTAGTGGGTCTGATCAGGATTTAGGTGCTGAAGACAAGCAAGAAGAGGATGAACCATTGATAAACTCACTTAGAGCATCATCCAAGCTAAGATCATTAAGGGTTTCTAAGAGCCACACAAGAACAGTAGACAGTGACCGAGCAACAGAGGAGCTGACGACCCCAAAAACTTCtg GGGCTTCCAGTTAG